GTGGCGAACAGCGTATAGGCGCGCAGATGGGCCAAGCGCTCGGCCGCCGCCCATGCCAGGGACAGGCCGTCAAAGGTACTAGTGCCGCGACCCACCTCGTCCATCAGCACCAGGCTGCGTTCGGTGGCATTGTGCAGGATGTTTGCGGTTTCACTCATTTCGACCATGAAAGTCGAACGACCACCGGCCAAGTCATCGCTGGAGCCGATCCGCGTGAAAATACGGTCGACCAGGGACAGCTCGCAACTGGCCGCCGGCACAAAGCTGCCGATGTGCGCCAGCAACACGATCAACGCGGTCTGGCGCATGTAGGTGGATTTACCGCCCATGTTCGGGCCAGTGATCACCAGCATGCGGGTGTCGTCGTCCAGCGACAGGTCGTTGGCGACGAACGGCGTGGTCAACACCTGCTCCACCACGGGGTGGCGTCCTTGCACGATGCGCATGCACGGTTCGCCGACAAAGCGCGGGCAGTTCAGGTCCAGGTTCAGCGCACGTTCCGCGAAGTTGCTCAGTACGTCCAGTTCCGACAGGGCTGCCGCAGTGTCTTGCAGCGGCGCCAGTTGGCCGATCAAGTCCTCCAGCAGCGCCTCGTAGAGCATCTTTTCGCGGGCGAGCGCACGGCTCTTGGCCGACAGCGCCTTGTCTTCGAACTCTTTCAGCTCCGGGGTGATAAAACGCTCGGCTCCCTTGAGGGTCTGGCGGCGCTGATAATCAATCGGCGCCTGCTCGGCCTGTTTGCTCGGCAGCTCAATAAAGTAGCCATGCACGCGGTTGTAGCCGACCTTCAGGTTGGCCAGGCCGGTACGGGCTTTTTCGCGGGCTTCCAGGTCGATCAGGAATTGCCCGGCGTTTTCGCTCAGGGCTTGCAGCTCGTCCAACTCACTGTCGTAACCGGTCTTGAGCACTCCGCCGTCGCGGATGATCGCCGGCGGGTTGTCGATGATCGCTTTGTCCAGCAGCGCCGCGAGTTCTGGGTAAGTGCTGCTGGTGACGGCCAACTGTTGCAGGTGCGGTGCGTCCAGGTCGGTCATCGCTGCTTGCAGTTGCGGCAGCGCGCCGAGTGCGTCGCGCAGGCGCGCCAGGTCACGGGGGCGCGCGTTACGCAGGCCGATACGCGCCAGGATGCGCTCGATATCGCCGATTTCTTTCAGTTGGGGTTGCAGCTTTTCAAAGCGATAGCCGTCCAGCAGGCACGTGATAGAGGACTGACGCGCTTGCAGCACCTTCAAGTCCCGCAGCGGACGGTTCAGCCAACGGGTCAGCAAGCGGCTGCCCATGGCCGTTTGGCAGCGATCGACCACCGATTGCAGGGTATTGTCGCGTCCGCCGGACAGGTTGGTGTCCAGCTCCAGATTGCGACGGCTGGCGCCATCCAGCACGACGGTGTCATCCAGGCGTTCGTGGCGCAGGCTACGCAAGTGCGGCAGGGCGGTGCGCTGGGTTTCCTTGGCATAGCTGAGCAGGCAACCGGCGGCGCCGATGGCGAGGGTCAGGGTTTCGCAACCGAAACCCTTGAGGTCCTGCACGGAAAATTGCTGGCACAGGCTCTTTAACGCCGAATCGCGCTCAAAATCCCACGGCGCGCGCCGCTTGGTCCCACGACGTTTTTCCGCCGGCAGGTCTTTTGGCCAATCATCCGGGATCATCAACTCCACCGGATTGATCCGCTCCAACTCCGCCAGCAGGTTCTCCCAGCCCTTGATCTCCAGCACCGTGAAATTGCCACTGGTGATATCCAGCACCGCCAGTCCGAACAAGCGTTCATCGCCCAGTACCGCGGCGATCAGGTTATCGCGACGCTCATCCAGCAGCGCTTCGTCACTCACCGTACCCGGCGTAATGATGCGCACCACCTGACGCTCCACCGGCCCCTTGCTGGTGGCGGGGTCACCGATCTGCTCACAGATCACCACCGACTCACCCAGTTTCACCAACTTGGCCAGGTAACCTTCCAGTGAGTGGTAAGGAATCCCACACATCGGAATCGCCTGCCCCGCCGACTGCCCGCGCGCGGTCAGGGTGATGTCCAGCAGCTTGGCGGCCTTCTTCGCATCTTCGTAGAAGATCTCGTAGAAATCGCCCATGCGATAGAACATCAACTGATCAGGGTGCTGGTTTTTCAGGCGCCAGTACTGCTGCATCATCGGGGTGTGTGAGGAAAGGTCAGACATTCAATACCTTACGAAGATTTGTCTAATAGATGACTCAAGATCGTCTAATACTACCGTGTATCGACGCGCTATGAAAAAGGCTACGAATGATAAACGCTCATCAGTATGAAGGAATTTTGTAGCCCATTTCTTTTAAGTCTTGCAGCGCATAAACTGATGGTGTAAATGTGCCATCACTGATGGCACGGATGAAATTGGTTGAGAGGGAGCTGATAATGGGTTTGCCTAAGCTTGAGTCTTGGCAGGTTGAGGCACTGAGATTTTCACTTTTCTTTGCTGTGCCTGTTAACGCACAACATCAGAAATGGTGGGAAAGTTTTGCGGGGCGAGAGGCCGAAGCCAAGGTAAATAAACCACATCTTGGTGAATATACTGAAACTGGCAGCTTTTTAGATGGGCAATGTGAGTTAAAGATTTTATTCAATAGGGTTGACTGGGCTGTATCATTTCCATTTGCAGGACTTCCCCATTCACCCTCGCACTTAGAGCTTAAAGTGCTTCTTGCGGAATGGTTAATGGCTATTAGTCGATGGATGAATAACGAAGGTTTCACGCCTCAGAGAATAGCGCTGGGCGTTGCGATGATTGTTCCTGTAGCTAGTGAAAAATTTTCCAACTCTGTTATAGAAAGTTTTTTTCCTTTTGTTGATTTTACAAGTAAAAATTTGATTGATATCGCTATTCAAGTCAACTCTCCAACTCCTTCGTTAAGGCTCCCTGGCTTGTCGATTAATAGGCTTGTAAGGCTTAATACAGCTACGCGGCAGGTTGTAAATATGGCGGCGTCAGGAGTGCCGGTTGTAGAGGCGGATACTGTGCTGAGGTGTGATCTTGATATAAATACATCTCCTCAATGGATGAATTTATTTGGCGTTCGGTCAGCTATAGATATTGTTGAGGAAATGATTGGGGATGTTGAAGTTATCTTAACTAAGAGTATTTAGTTGTGAATAATTCAGTGTATGAGACGTTTTCTCTTGGTTGGATAGAAGAGCAAGCAACTCCCGATTTGGGCGGCGCGGTTTATATTGAGAATCGTAGTTTGGCTGAAAAGCACTGCTTAAGTGAAGGTGGGAGGTCTCCAAATATTACTAATGTGCGCGAAGAGTTATGCACTAAATATTCAAGCGCCACATATCATATGTCCTTAACAACAAAGTATTCGGCGTTGCTCAGCTCTGTTGATCTCACTCTTGGGAACCACAAAAAAGCCCAGGAACTCCTGTATCACTGGGAAGGGAACCAGCACGGGCGCATTGCTTCAGTATTTGCGGTCTTTTTTATTGAAAGAAATTACGCCGCTATGAACCTAGAAGCCATTAACTCACTGATGCTTACAACATCGGTAAAGAGGCTTACTGAGTGGTCCATGGTTGCAATGTTGCGAGCTTCATTTTCAGCTAAACAATCTCTTCCGGCTTGGGAGGTGTTTTATAAACAAGTCAAGCTGCAATTAAAAGACAATCCGCGCATTAGTAGGCTTCTGGCGGGTCTGGATGACTGATTTTAATTTCAAAGGATGCTGGGGCTTACCATGGGTTTGGAGTTGCATAAGTTTGACGTTGAATTGCCTGAAGATGTAAGCTTGGCTCTCGTTATCTGTGGGGATCTTGGCGTTGAAGAGCAGCGTCATACTGGTTTTGTTGTGCGCAATATGATGGGTGAAACTTACCTGTTTCATCTCGCCACGCATAATGATTTCAGAAAGGGTCAAGTTAGCTTAAGCTATAATTAC
This region of Pseudomonas asgharzadehiana genomic DNA includes:
- the mutS gene encoding DNA mismatch repair protein MutS, whose amino-acid sequence is MSDLSSHTPMMQQYWRLKNQHPDQLMFYRMGDFYEIFYEDAKKAAKLLDITLTARGQSAGQAIPMCGIPYHSLEGYLAKLVKLGESVVICEQIGDPATSKGPVERQVVRIITPGTVSDEALLDERRDNLIAAVLGDERLFGLAVLDITSGNFTVLEIKGWENLLAELERINPVELMIPDDWPKDLPAEKRRGTKRRAPWDFERDSALKSLCQQFSVQDLKGFGCETLTLAIGAAGCLLSYAKETQRTALPHLRSLRHERLDDTVVLDGASRRNLELDTNLSGGRDNTLQSVVDRCQTAMGSRLLTRWLNRPLRDLKVLQARQSSITCLLDGYRFEKLQPQLKEIGDIERILARIGLRNARPRDLARLRDALGALPQLQAAMTDLDAPHLQQLAVTSSTYPELAALLDKAIIDNPPAIIRDGGVLKTGYDSELDELQALSENAGQFLIDLEAREKARTGLANLKVGYNRVHGYFIELPSKQAEQAPIDYQRRQTLKGAERFITPELKEFEDKALSAKSRALAREKMLYEALLEDLIGQLAPLQDTAAALSELDVLSNFAERALNLDLNCPRFVGEPCMRIVQGRHPVVEQVLTTPFVANDLSLDDDTRMLVITGPNMGGKSTYMRQTALIVLLAHIGSFVPAASCELSLVDRIFTRIGSSDDLAGGRSTFMVEMSETANILHNATERSLVLMDEVGRGTSTFDGLSLAWAAAERLAHLRAYTLFATHYFELTVLPESEPLVANVHLNATEHNERIVFLHHVLPGPASQSYGLAVAQLAGVPNDVILRAREHLSRLETTAMPHETVVASPAKSNRKPSAPHQSDLFASLPHPVLDELAKLDLDDLTPRKALEMLYALKTRI